A genomic region of Gossypium hirsutum isolate 1008001.06 chromosome D01, Gossypium_hirsutum_v2.1, whole genome shotgun sequence contains the following coding sequences:
- the LOC107928217 gene encoding protein YIPF5 homolog, protein MAKEFTVPPVVFPSGSGVNPSVGNINQRRVPTAPFQPSRPPSSSSALPFMSFDMGSATSSSVSLGGSISSSAATGSASFEDEEPLLDELGIHPDQIWYKTRSILNPLRVNSTAHKDSDLSGPIFLYLSLCLFQLLAGKIQFGVILGWIVVSSIFLYVVFNMLAGRNGNLDLHTCTSVVGYCMLPVVIFSAASLFIPQGTSVARYAVAGVFVVWATRACTNLMVALADGGEEHRGLISYACFLIYTLFSLLVIF, encoded by the coding sequence ATGGCGAAAGAATTCACGGTGCCGCCGGTGGTCTTCCCCTCCGGCAGCGGAGTCAACCCTTCCGTTGGAAACATCAACCAACGCCGCGTACCCACTGCTCCATTCCAACCCTCACGCCCTCCTTCCTCCTCTTCCGCTTTACCCTTCATGTCTTTCGATATGGGTTCGGCCACATCGTCGTCGGTATCCTTAGGCGGTTCAATCTCCTCCTCCGCAGCAACCGGATCCGCTTCATTCGAAGACGAAGAGCCCCTTCTCGATGAACTCGGTATCCACCCGGATCAAATCTGGTACAAAACCAGATCCATCCTCAACCCTCTCCGGGTGAACTCGACGGCCCATAAAGACTCCGACTTATCAGGCCCTATCTTTCTCTACTTATCCCTCTGCTTATTCCAACTCCTCGCTGGCAAGATCCAATTCGGCGTCATCCTTGGCTGGATCGTCGTCTCCTCGATTTTCCTCTATGTCGTTTTCAATATGTTAGCGGGTCGCAACGGCAACCTAGATCTTCATACGTGTACGAGCGTGGTTGGTTATTGTATGTTGCCGGTGGTGATCTTCTCGGCAGCATCGCTTTTTATTCCCCAGGGGACGAGCGTTGCTAGGTACGCTGTGGCTGGGGTTTTCGTTGTTTGGGCCACTAGGGCTTGCACCAATTTAATGGTGGCACTTGCTGATGGAGGTGAAGAACATCGCGGCCTTATATCGTACGCTTGTTTCTTGATCTACACTTTGTTTTCGCttcttgttatattttaa